In Scophthalmus maximus strain ysfricsl-2021 chromosome 5, ASM2237912v1, whole genome shotgun sequence, a single window of DNA contains:
- the LOC118311006 gene encoding solute carrier family 12 member 7 isoform X3 produces MPTNFTVVPVEDAEEGGGSSGSSGSAGAAGGSKPVRLDQIFGEEDNEDNLQGEDSQKESSPFINSDDDGEPYFDGKNMALFEEEMDSHPMVSSLLNKLAIYTNLTQGVREHEEAENEDGVRRVTVVVPQMGTFIGVYLPCMQNILGVILFLRLTWIVGTAGILGSFAIVSMCCICTLLTAISMSAIATNGVVPAGGAYYMISRSLGPEFGGAVGLCFYLGTTFAGSMYILGTIEILLTYIVPTATVFKEGEDAAMLNNMRVYGTCCLVLMALVVFVGVKYVNKLALVFLACVILSIMATYAGVIKTVIAPPEFSVCLLGNRSLRNEKFETCAKTEVVKNKTFTTDLWPLFCNSKQPNATCDEYFDLNNLTEIQAIPGLLSGVIKDNLWGNYGPAGMWIEKKSQPSVPVQEISTDTNKEYVFNDITTYFTLLVGIYFPSVTGIMAGSNRSGDLRDAQRSIPIGTIMAILTTSFIYISCVVLFGACIEGVVLRDKFGYSVKKNPVIGILAWPSPWVIVIGSFFSCCGAGLQSLTGAPRLLQAIARDGIIPFLQVFGHGKANGEPTWALLLTVGICEIGILIASLDAVAPILSMFFLMCYLFVNLACAVQTLLRTPNWRPRFKFYHWTLSFLGMSLCLSLMFVSSWYYALVAMVIAGCIYKYIEYRGAVKEWGDGIRGLSLNAARYALIRLEEAPLHTKNWRPQLLVLCKLDSDLAVKHPRLLSFTTQLKAGKGLTIVCSVLEGTYMTRGNNAKTGEQNLKAAMAAERTKGFSHVVVSSNLRDGFSLLIQSAGLGGMKHNAVLMAWPVGWKQARDCSARRNFIETVRETTAAHQALLVAKNIDHFPGNQERLKQGTIDVWWIVHDGGLLMLLPFLLSQHKVWRKCKMRIFTVAQMDDNSIQMKKDLQMFLYHLRLDAVVEVVEMHDSDISAFTYEKTLVMEQRSQMLKQMQLSRTEREREAQLIHDRNTASHSATNDKAPGATPDRVHMTWTKDKLVNERNRLRESMAVKDMFNMKPEWEHLNQSNVRRMHTAVKLNEVVVKKSQNSQLVLLNMPGPPKNMKGDENYMEFLEVLMEGLDRVLLVRGGGREVITIYS; encoded by the exons GGGAGGATAGCCAGAAAGAGTCCAGTCCATTCATCAACTCAGACGATGATGGAGAACCTTATTTTGACGGCAAGAACATGGCCCTgtttgag GAGGAAATGGACAGTCACCCGATGGTGTCCTCTCTTCTCAACAAGCTGGCCATCTACACCAACCTGACCCAGGGGGTCCGCGAGCACGAGGAGGCCGAGAACGAGGATGGGGTCAGGAGGGTCACTGTCGTG GTCCCCCAAATGGGAACCTTCATCGGAGTTTACCTGCCCTGCATGCAGAACATCCTGGGTGTCATTCTCTTTCTGCGTCTCACTTGGATCGTTGGTACGGCGGGAATTCTGGGCTCCTTCGCCATCGTCTCCATGTGCTGCATCTGT ACTTTGCTCACAGCCATATCAATGAGTGCCATAGCAACCAACGGAGTTGTCCCAG cCGGTGGCGCGTACTATATGATCTCCAGATCTTTGGGTCCCGAGTTTGGAGGAGCAGTGGGACTCTGTTTCTACCTGGGGACCACCTTCGCCGGATCCATGTACATACTGGGCACCATAGAGATTCTGCTG ACATACATCGTTCCGACAGCGACCGTATTTAAAGAAGGTGAAGATGCGGCAATGCTCAACAATATGCGCGTCTACGGCACATGCTGCTTGGTGCTCATGGCGCTGGTAGTGTTTGTAGGTGTAAA gtaTGTGAACAAACTGGCTCTGGTGTTTTTGGCCTGTGTGATTCTCTCCATCATGGCCACTTATGCAGGAGTCATCAAGACGGTCATCGCACCCCCGGAGTTTAG tgtgtgtttgctggggAACCGCTCGCTGAGGAACGAAAAGTTTGAAACATGCGCAAAGACGGAGGTCGTGAAAAACAAGACCTTCACCACCGATCTCTGGCCCCTCTTCTGTAACAGCAAGCAGCCCAACGCCACCTGTGATGAATACTTTGATTTGAACAACCTGACGGAAATACAGGCCATACCCGGGCTTCTGAGCGGAGTCATCAAAG ACAACCTGTGGGGCAACTATGGTCCTGCTGGTATGTGGATAGAGAAGAAAAGCCAGCCTTCAGTACCGGTGCAGGAAATTTCCACGGACACCAATAAGGAATATGTCTTCAACGACATCACCACCTACTTCACTCTGCTGGTGGGGATATACTTCCCCTCTGTCACAG GTATAATGGCTGGTTCCAATAGGTCAGGTGATCTCAGAGATGCACAGAGGTCGATCCCCATAGGAACCATAATGGCTATTCTCACCACCTCTTTCATCT ACATCTCCTGCGTGGTCTTGTTTGGAGCCTGTATTGAAGGAGTGGTGCTCAGAGACAA GTTCGGTTACTCGGTAAAGAAGAACCCAGTGATTGGCATTCTGGCCTGGCCGTCGCCCTGGGTGATTGTGATCGGCTCGTTTTTCTCCTGCTGCGGGGCGGGGCTTCAGAGCCTCACCGGCGCCCCCCGGCTGTTGCAGGCCATCGCTCGGGATGGTATCATCCCATTCTTACAG GTGTTTGGTCACGGGAAGGCCAACGGTGAGCCAACTTGGGCTCTGTTGCTGACAGTTGGGATCTGTGAGATAGGAATCCTCATCGCTTCGCTGGATGCTGTGGCCCCCATCCTCTCCAT GTTCTTCCTCATGTGCTATCTGTTTGTCAACCTGGCCTGCGCTGTTCAGACTTTGCTCCGTACCCCCAACTGGAGGCCGCGCTTCAAGTTCTATCACTG gACCCTGTCCTTCTTAGGCATGAGTCTGTGCCTCTCCCTTATGTTTGTCTCCTCCTGGTACTACGCCCTGGTCGCCATGGTGATAGCAGGATGTATCTACAAATATATTGAGTACAGAGG GGCAGTGAAGGAGTGGGGAGACGGTATCCGAGGCCTGTCCTTAAACGCGGCACGCTACGCCCTCATCCGACTGGAGGAAGCACCGCTGCACACCAAAAACTGGag gcctCAGCTGTTGGTGCTGTGTAAGCTGGACTCGGACCTGGCGGTGAAACACCCTCGTCTCCTGTCCTTCACCACGCAACTCAAAGCCGGGAAGGGCCTGACCATCGTCTGCTCAGTCCTGGAGGGAACCTACATGACCCGGGGCAACAACGCCAAGACGGGAGAACAG AACTTGAAAGCTGCCATGGCGGCAGAGCGAACCAAGGGCTTTTCCCATGTGGTGGTTTCGTCCAACCTGCGGGATGGTTTCTCCCTGCTCATCCAGTCTGCCGGATTGGGAGGAATGAAACACAACGCCGTCCTGATGGCCTGGCCAGTCGGTTGGAAACAGGCCCGGGACTGCTCTGCGAGGAGGAATTTCATAG aaacagtgagagagacGACGGCCGCGCATCAGGCTCTGCTGGTTGCTAAGAACATCGACCACTTCCCCGGTAACCAGGAGCGTCTGAAGCAGGGAACCATTGACGTGTGGTGGATCGTACATGATGGCGGCCTGCTCATGCTGCTGCCATTTTTGCTGAGTCAACACAAG GTATGGAGGAAGTGCAAAATGAGAATCTTCACAGTGGCCCAGATGGATGACAACTCCATCCAGATGAAGAAAGATCTCCAGATGTTTCTCTACCATCTGCGACTGGACgcggtggtggaggtggtggaaaTG CATGACAGTGATATCTCAGCCTTCACCtatgagaagacgctggtgaTGGAGCAGCGATCTCAGATGCTCAAACAGATGCAGCTGTCTCGcaccgagagggagagagag GCCCAGTTGATCCACGACCGCAACACGGCCTCTCATTCTGCAACGAACGACAAAGCTCCGGGCGCGACACCGGATCGTGTCCACATGACCTGGACCAAAGACAAACTGGTCAACGAGAGGAACAGACTGCGAGAAAGCATGGCGGTCAAGGACATGTTTAATATGAAACC TGAGTGGGAGCATCT CAACCAGTCCAACGTGCGGAGGATGCACACGGCTGTGAAGCTCAACGAGGTGGTCGTCAAGAAATCCCAGAATTCACAGCTGGTCTTGCTCAACATGCCGGGCCCACCGAAAAACATGAAAGGGGACGAGAACT ATATGGAGTTTCTGGAGGTTCTGATGGAAGGCTTGGATCGTGTGCTGTTGGTTCGCGGAGGAGGCCGGGAAGTCATCACCATCTACTCGTAG
- the LOC118311006 gene encoding solute carrier family 12 member 7 isoform X4 yields the protein MPTNFTVVPVEDAEEGGGSSGSSGSAGAAGGSKPVRLDQIFGEEDNEDNLQGEDSQKESSPFINSDDDGEPYFDGKNMALFEEEMDSHPMVSSLLNKLAIYTNLTQGVREHEEAENEDGVRRVTVVVPQMGTFIGVYLPCMQNILGVILFLRLTWIVGTAGILGSFAIVSMCCICTLLTAISMSAIATNGVVPAGGAYYMISRSLGPEFGGAVGLCFYLGTTFAGSMYILGTIEILLTYIVPTATVFKEGEDAAMLNNMRVYGTCCLVLMALVVFVGVKYVNKLALVFLACVILSIMATYAGVIKTVIAPPEFSVCLLGNRSLRNEKFETCAKTEVVKNKTFTTDLWPLFCNSKQPNATCDEYFDLNNLTEIQAIPGLLSGVIKDNLWGNYGPAGMWIEKKSQPSVPVQEISTDTNKEYVFNDITTYFTLLVGIYFPSVTGIMAGSNRSGDLRDAQRSIPIGTIMAILTTSFIYISCVVLFGACIEGVVLRDKFGYSVKKNPVIGILAWPSPWVIVIGSFFSCCGAGLQSLTGAPRLLQAIARDGIIPFLQVFGHGKANGEPTWALLLTVGICEIGILIASLDAVAPILSMFFLMCYLFVNLACAVQTLLRTPNWRPRFKFYHWTLSFLGMSLCLSLMFVSSWYYALVAMVIAGCIYKYIEYRGAVKEWGDGIRGLSLNAARYALIRLEEAPLHTKNWRPQLLVLCKLDSDLAVKHPRLLSFTTQLKAGKGLTIVCSVLEGTYMTRGNNAKTGEQNLKAAMAAERTKGFSHVVVSSNLRDGFSLLIQSAGLGGMKHNAVLMAWPVGWKQARDCSARRNFIETVRETTAAHQALLVAKNIDHFPGNQERLKQGTIDVWWIVHDGGLLMLLPFLLSQHKVWRKCKMRIFTVAQMDDNSIQMKKDLQMFLYHLRLDAVVEVVEMHDSDISAFTYEKTLVMEQRSQMLKQMQLSRTEREREAQLIHDRNTASHSATNDKAPGATPDRVHMTWTKDKLVNERNRLRESMAVKDMFNMKPNQSNVRRMHTAVKLNEVVVKKSQNSQLVLLNMPGPPKNMKGDENYMEFLEVLMEGLDRVLLVRGGGREVITIYS from the exons GGGAGGATAGCCAGAAAGAGTCCAGTCCATTCATCAACTCAGACGATGATGGAGAACCTTATTTTGACGGCAAGAACATGGCCCTgtttgag GAGGAAATGGACAGTCACCCGATGGTGTCCTCTCTTCTCAACAAGCTGGCCATCTACACCAACCTGACCCAGGGGGTCCGCGAGCACGAGGAGGCCGAGAACGAGGATGGGGTCAGGAGGGTCACTGTCGTG GTCCCCCAAATGGGAACCTTCATCGGAGTTTACCTGCCCTGCATGCAGAACATCCTGGGTGTCATTCTCTTTCTGCGTCTCACTTGGATCGTTGGTACGGCGGGAATTCTGGGCTCCTTCGCCATCGTCTCCATGTGCTGCATCTGT ACTTTGCTCACAGCCATATCAATGAGTGCCATAGCAACCAACGGAGTTGTCCCAG cCGGTGGCGCGTACTATATGATCTCCAGATCTTTGGGTCCCGAGTTTGGAGGAGCAGTGGGACTCTGTTTCTACCTGGGGACCACCTTCGCCGGATCCATGTACATACTGGGCACCATAGAGATTCTGCTG ACATACATCGTTCCGACAGCGACCGTATTTAAAGAAGGTGAAGATGCGGCAATGCTCAACAATATGCGCGTCTACGGCACATGCTGCTTGGTGCTCATGGCGCTGGTAGTGTTTGTAGGTGTAAA gtaTGTGAACAAACTGGCTCTGGTGTTTTTGGCCTGTGTGATTCTCTCCATCATGGCCACTTATGCAGGAGTCATCAAGACGGTCATCGCACCCCCGGAGTTTAG tgtgtgtttgctggggAACCGCTCGCTGAGGAACGAAAAGTTTGAAACATGCGCAAAGACGGAGGTCGTGAAAAACAAGACCTTCACCACCGATCTCTGGCCCCTCTTCTGTAACAGCAAGCAGCCCAACGCCACCTGTGATGAATACTTTGATTTGAACAACCTGACGGAAATACAGGCCATACCCGGGCTTCTGAGCGGAGTCATCAAAG ACAACCTGTGGGGCAACTATGGTCCTGCTGGTATGTGGATAGAGAAGAAAAGCCAGCCTTCAGTACCGGTGCAGGAAATTTCCACGGACACCAATAAGGAATATGTCTTCAACGACATCACCACCTACTTCACTCTGCTGGTGGGGATATACTTCCCCTCTGTCACAG GTATAATGGCTGGTTCCAATAGGTCAGGTGATCTCAGAGATGCACAGAGGTCGATCCCCATAGGAACCATAATGGCTATTCTCACCACCTCTTTCATCT ACATCTCCTGCGTGGTCTTGTTTGGAGCCTGTATTGAAGGAGTGGTGCTCAGAGACAA GTTCGGTTACTCGGTAAAGAAGAACCCAGTGATTGGCATTCTGGCCTGGCCGTCGCCCTGGGTGATTGTGATCGGCTCGTTTTTCTCCTGCTGCGGGGCGGGGCTTCAGAGCCTCACCGGCGCCCCCCGGCTGTTGCAGGCCATCGCTCGGGATGGTATCATCCCATTCTTACAG GTGTTTGGTCACGGGAAGGCCAACGGTGAGCCAACTTGGGCTCTGTTGCTGACAGTTGGGATCTGTGAGATAGGAATCCTCATCGCTTCGCTGGATGCTGTGGCCCCCATCCTCTCCAT GTTCTTCCTCATGTGCTATCTGTTTGTCAACCTGGCCTGCGCTGTTCAGACTTTGCTCCGTACCCCCAACTGGAGGCCGCGCTTCAAGTTCTATCACTG gACCCTGTCCTTCTTAGGCATGAGTCTGTGCCTCTCCCTTATGTTTGTCTCCTCCTGGTACTACGCCCTGGTCGCCATGGTGATAGCAGGATGTATCTACAAATATATTGAGTACAGAGG GGCAGTGAAGGAGTGGGGAGACGGTATCCGAGGCCTGTCCTTAAACGCGGCACGCTACGCCCTCATCCGACTGGAGGAAGCACCGCTGCACACCAAAAACTGGag gcctCAGCTGTTGGTGCTGTGTAAGCTGGACTCGGACCTGGCGGTGAAACACCCTCGTCTCCTGTCCTTCACCACGCAACTCAAAGCCGGGAAGGGCCTGACCATCGTCTGCTCAGTCCTGGAGGGAACCTACATGACCCGGGGCAACAACGCCAAGACGGGAGAACAG AACTTGAAAGCTGCCATGGCGGCAGAGCGAACCAAGGGCTTTTCCCATGTGGTGGTTTCGTCCAACCTGCGGGATGGTTTCTCCCTGCTCATCCAGTCTGCCGGATTGGGAGGAATGAAACACAACGCCGTCCTGATGGCCTGGCCAGTCGGTTGGAAACAGGCCCGGGACTGCTCTGCGAGGAGGAATTTCATAG aaacagtgagagagacGACGGCCGCGCATCAGGCTCTGCTGGTTGCTAAGAACATCGACCACTTCCCCGGTAACCAGGAGCGTCTGAAGCAGGGAACCATTGACGTGTGGTGGATCGTACATGATGGCGGCCTGCTCATGCTGCTGCCATTTTTGCTGAGTCAACACAAG GTATGGAGGAAGTGCAAAATGAGAATCTTCACAGTGGCCCAGATGGATGACAACTCCATCCAGATGAAGAAAGATCTCCAGATGTTTCTCTACCATCTGCGACTGGACgcggtggtggaggtggtggaaaTG CATGACAGTGATATCTCAGCCTTCACCtatgagaagacgctggtgaTGGAGCAGCGATCTCAGATGCTCAAACAGATGCAGCTGTCTCGcaccgagagggagagagag GCCCAGTTGATCCACGACCGCAACACGGCCTCTCATTCTGCAACGAACGACAAAGCTCCGGGCGCGACACCGGATCGTGTCCACATGACCTGGACCAAAGACAAACTGGTCAACGAGAGGAACAGACTGCGAGAAAGCATGGCGGTCAAGGACATGTTTAATATGAAACC CAACCAGTCCAACGTGCGGAGGATGCACACGGCTGTGAAGCTCAACGAGGTGGTCGTCAAGAAATCCCAGAATTCACAGCTGGTCTTGCTCAACATGCCGGGCCCACCGAAAAACATGAAAGGGGACGAGAACT ATATGGAGTTTCTGGAGGTTCTGATGGAAGGCTTGGATCGTGTGCTGTTGGTTCGCGGAGGAGGCCGGGAAGTCATCACCATCTACTCGTAG
- the LOC118311006 gene encoding solute carrier family 12 member 7 isoform X2, whose translation MPTNFTVVPVEDAEEGGGSSGSSGSAGAAGGSKPVRLDQIFGEEDNEDNLQGEDSQKESSPFINSDDDGEPYFDGKNMALFEEEMDSHPMVSSLLNKLAIYTNLTQGVREHEEAENEDGVRRVTVVVPQMGTFIGVYLPCMQNILGVILFLRLTWIVGTAGILGSFAIVSMCCICTLLTAISMSAIATNGVVPAGGAYYMISRSLGPEFGGAVGLCFYLGTTFAGSMYILGTIEILLTYIVPTATVFKEGEDAAMLNNMRVYGTCCLVLMALVVFVGVKYVNKLALVFLACVILSIMATYAGVIKTVIAPPEFSVCLLGNRSLRNEKFETCAKTEVVKNKTFTTDLWPLFCNSKQPNATCDEYFDLNNLTEIQAIPGLLSGVIKDNLWGNYGPAGMWIEKKSQPSVPVQEISTDTNKEYVFNDITTYFTLLVGIYFPSVTGIMAGSNRSGDLRDAQRSIPIGTIMAILTTSFIYISCVVLFGACIEGVVLRDKFGYSVKKNPVIGILAWPSPWVIVIGSFFSCCGAGLQSLTGAPRLLQAIARDGIIPFLQVFGHGKANGEPTWALLLTVGICEIGILIASLDAVAPILSMFFLMCYLFVNLACAVQTLLRTPNWRPRFKFYHWTLSFLGMSLCLSLMFVSSWYYALVAMVIAGCIYKYIEYRGAVKEWGDGIRGLSLNAARYALIRLEEAPLHTKNWRPQLLVLCKLDSDLAVKHPRLLSFTTQLKAGKGLTIVCSVLEGTYMTRGNNAKTGEQNLKAAMAAERTKGFSHVVVSSNLRDGFSLLIQSAGLGGMKHNAVLMAWPVGWKQARDCSARRNFIETVRETTAAHQALLVAKNIDHFPGNQERLKQGTIDVWWIVHDGGLLMLLPFLLSQHKVWRKCKMRIFTVAQMDDNSIQMKKDLQMFLYHLRLDAVVEVVEMHDSDISAFTYEKTLVMEQRSQMLKQMQLSRTEREREIQSITDVSRGSIKRKKSPGADAPPLDTPSIPEDEAQLIHDRNTASHSATNDKAPGATPDRVHMTWTKDKLVNERNRLRESMAVKDMFNMKPNQSNVRRMHTAVKLNEVVVKKSQNSQLVLLNMPGPPKNMKGDENYMEFLEVLMEGLDRVLLVRGGGREVITIYS comes from the exons GGGAGGATAGCCAGAAAGAGTCCAGTCCATTCATCAACTCAGACGATGATGGAGAACCTTATTTTGACGGCAAGAACATGGCCCTgtttgag GAGGAAATGGACAGTCACCCGATGGTGTCCTCTCTTCTCAACAAGCTGGCCATCTACACCAACCTGACCCAGGGGGTCCGCGAGCACGAGGAGGCCGAGAACGAGGATGGGGTCAGGAGGGTCACTGTCGTG GTCCCCCAAATGGGAACCTTCATCGGAGTTTACCTGCCCTGCATGCAGAACATCCTGGGTGTCATTCTCTTTCTGCGTCTCACTTGGATCGTTGGTACGGCGGGAATTCTGGGCTCCTTCGCCATCGTCTCCATGTGCTGCATCTGT ACTTTGCTCACAGCCATATCAATGAGTGCCATAGCAACCAACGGAGTTGTCCCAG cCGGTGGCGCGTACTATATGATCTCCAGATCTTTGGGTCCCGAGTTTGGAGGAGCAGTGGGACTCTGTTTCTACCTGGGGACCACCTTCGCCGGATCCATGTACATACTGGGCACCATAGAGATTCTGCTG ACATACATCGTTCCGACAGCGACCGTATTTAAAGAAGGTGAAGATGCGGCAATGCTCAACAATATGCGCGTCTACGGCACATGCTGCTTGGTGCTCATGGCGCTGGTAGTGTTTGTAGGTGTAAA gtaTGTGAACAAACTGGCTCTGGTGTTTTTGGCCTGTGTGATTCTCTCCATCATGGCCACTTATGCAGGAGTCATCAAGACGGTCATCGCACCCCCGGAGTTTAG tgtgtgtttgctggggAACCGCTCGCTGAGGAACGAAAAGTTTGAAACATGCGCAAAGACGGAGGTCGTGAAAAACAAGACCTTCACCACCGATCTCTGGCCCCTCTTCTGTAACAGCAAGCAGCCCAACGCCACCTGTGATGAATACTTTGATTTGAACAACCTGACGGAAATACAGGCCATACCCGGGCTTCTGAGCGGAGTCATCAAAG ACAACCTGTGGGGCAACTATGGTCCTGCTGGTATGTGGATAGAGAAGAAAAGCCAGCCTTCAGTACCGGTGCAGGAAATTTCCACGGACACCAATAAGGAATATGTCTTCAACGACATCACCACCTACTTCACTCTGCTGGTGGGGATATACTTCCCCTCTGTCACAG GTATAATGGCTGGTTCCAATAGGTCAGGTGATCTCAGAGATGCACAGAGGTCGATCCCCATAGGAACCATAATGGCTATTCTCACCACCTCTTTCATCT ACATCTCCTGCGTGGTCTTGTTTGGAGCCTGTATTGAAGGAGTGGTGCTCAGAGACAA GTTCGGTTACTCGGTAAAGAAGAACCCAGTGATTGGCATTCTGGCCTGGCCGTCGCCCTGGGTGATTGTGATCGGCTCGTTTTTCTCCTGCTGCGGGGCGGGGCTTCAGAGCCTCACCGGCGCCCCCCGGCTGTTGCAGGCCATCGCTCGGGATGGTATCATCCCATTCTTACAG GTGTTTGGTCACGGGAAGGCCAACGGTGAGCCAACTTGGGCTCTGTTGCTGACAGTTGGGATCTGTGAGATAGGAATCCTCATCGCTTCGCTGGATGCTGTGGCCCCCATCCTCTCCAT GTTCTTCCTCATGTGCTATCTGTTTGTCAACCTGGCCTGCGCTGTTCAGACTTTGCTCCGTACCCCCAACTGGAGGCCGCGCTTCAAGTTCTATCACTG gACCCTGTCCTTCTTAGGCATGAGTCTGTGCCTCTCCCTTATGTTTGTCTCCTCCTGGTACTACGCCCTGGTCGCCATGGTGATAGCAGGATGTATCTACAAATATATTGAGTACAGAGG GGCAGTGAAGGAGTGGGGAGACGGTATCCGAGGCCTGTCCTTAAACGCGGCACGCTACGCCCTCATCCGACTGGAGGAAGCACCGCTGCACACCAAAAACTGGag gcctCAGCTGTTGGTGCTGTGTAAGCTGGACTCGGACCTGGCGGTGAAACACCCTCGTCTCCTGTCCTTCACCACGCAACTCAAAGCCGGGAAGGGCCTGACCATCGTCTGCTCAGTCCTGGAGGGAACCTACATGACCCGGGGCAACAACGCCAAGACGGGAGAACAG AACTTGAAAGCTGCCATGGCGGCAGAGCGAACCAAGGGCTTTTCCCATGTGGTGGTTTCGTCCAACCTGCGGGATGGTTTCTCCCTGCTCATCCAGTCTGCCGGATTGGGAGGAATGAAACACAACGCCGTCCTGATGGCCTGGCCAGTCGGTTGGAAACAGGCCCGGGACTGCTCTGCGAGGAGGAATTTCATAG aaacagtgagagagacGACGGCCGCGCATCAGGCTCTGCTGGTTGCTAAGAACATCGACCACTTCCCCGGTAACCAGGAGCGTCTGAAGCAGGGAACCATTGACGTGTGGTGGATCGTACATGATGGCGGCCTGCTCATGCTGCTGCCATTTTTGCTGAGTCAACACAAG GTATGGAGGAAGTGCAAAATGAGAATCTTCACAGTGGCCCAGATGGATGACAACTCCATCCAGATGAAGAAAGATCTCCAGATGTTTCTCTACCATCTGCGACTGGACgcggtggtggaggtggtggaaaTG CATGACAGTGATATCTCAGCCTTCACCtatgagaagacgctggtgaTGGAGCAGCGATCTCAGATGCTCAAACAGATGCAGCTGTCTCGcaccgagagggagagagag ATTCAGAGCATCACAGATGTTTCACGCGGCTCCATAAAGAGGAAGAAGTCGCCCGGTGCTGACGCTCCTCCCCTCGACACCCCGAGCATACCGGAGGACGAG GCCCAGTTGATCCACGACCGCAACACGGCCTCTCATTCTGCAACGAACGACAAAGCTCCGGGCGCGACACCGGATCGTGTCCACATGACCTGGACCAAAGACAAACTGGTCAACGAGAGGAACAGACTGCGAGAAAGCATGGCGGTCAAGGACATGTTTAATATGAAACC CAACCAGTCCAACGTGCGGAGGATGCACACGGCTGTGAAGCTCAACGAGGTGGTCGTCAAGAAATCCCAGAATTCACAGCTGGTCTTGCTCAACATGCCGGGCCCACCGAAAAACATGAAAGGGGACGAGAACT ATATGGAGTTTCTGGAGGTTCTGATGGAAGGCTTGGATCGTGTGCTGTTGGTTCGCGGAGGAGGCCGGGAAGTCATCACCATCTACTCGTAG